The Nocardioides salarius genome includes a region encoding these proteins:
- a CDS encoding response regulator: MAEIMVVDDDEDIRELVELALSTEGHRVVTAPDGAAALRHLEEDQVDLAIVDVTMPVLGGIGFTAALRSLERRSYGLRPRTSVVLLSALTSPDDIDAGLAAGADGYLPKPFRIADLLRVVRVHLARRDRAQAGDGLDDGEPVEDLCGAWHGR; this comes from the coding sequence ATGGCAGAGATCATGGTCGTGGACGACGACGAGGACATCCGAGAGCTGGTCGAGCTCGCGCTCTCGACCGAGGGCCACCGGGTCGTCACCGCCCCCGACGGCGCGGCAGCGCTGCGGCACCTCGAGGAGGACCAGGTCGACCTGGCCATCGTCGACGTGACCATGCCCGTGCTGGGCGGCATCGGGTTCACCGCCGCCCTGCGCAGCCTCGAGCGGCGCTCGTACGGGCTCCGGCCGCGCACCAGCGTGGTGCTCCTCTCGGCCCTGACCTCGCCCGACGACATCGATGCCGGCCTGGCCGCTGGAGCCGACGGCTACCTGCCCAAGCCCTTCCGCATCGCCGACCTGCTGCGGGTGGTGCGGGTGCACCTGGCCCGCCGCGACCGTGCCCAGGCCGGTGACGGCCTCGACGACGGGGAGCCGGTCGAAGATCTCTGCGGGGCGTGGCACGGCCGGTGA